DNA from Candidatus Methylomirabilis limnetica:
CTTCGACAAGCAACGCCTCTCGCGCGGCGCGCACCTCGGCAACTACCGGATCAACCCACGGCTCCTTGGCATCAAAGTGCTCGGTCGTCATGGTTCCTCTCCCGCCATCAGCTCGTCCGGGGTACAGAGAACAGGGGGCTCAAAGCCCAGGCTGCGGCAAACTCGCTCGACGCGAGGCCGGATGAGTGCATTGGCTATGTGGGTGGCGTTCCACGTCATCAGGTAATCGATGCCCTGGGATGCGGCTATCGCAATGTGAAGTGCATCCGCCCGGGCATGTTGGGGAAGTCCCGCGTGGCGGAGAATGTGATCGGCGATTTCCTCGGCAAGTGGACTGGTATCGACAGCTTCAATCCCATCGAGCCAAGCAAGGCGGCGCGCGGACGCTTCAGCGTCCCCCCGCGATATCTCCACGAGCACAAGCTCAGATACGAACAGCTGGAAGGAATTGCGTCGACGGTCCCACCATTCGTGCGTCAGCTGCTGCCGGGCCGCCGTGATCAGGTCCCGGCTGGGCTGGGCGGCGAGGTAGCTAATGATCGAGGTTTCAAGGTAGATCGTGGGAACCATGCCCCCAGCCTATCGCAAACCGTGTGTCTTGTCTACTTTGCCCATAACCACCAGTGTGGCTGCATAACGTCCGCACTAAGCCGCGGTGGGCGCCAGAGCTGCGTCGACCTTCACCTTCGCCATCGAACGATGCGCGCTCCCGATTCCGAACCCCTGCCAGGCCCCCTTGCTCCACAAGAGCTTTCGCGTCCCGAAACCACCCCTGCGGCCGAGTCTCGACCGCGACGCCATTGATGAACTGATCTATCGGACGACCGTCCTTAGGACCCGGCTCCTGCTCGATCCGCAGGCCAGGTGTGGCCTGCGGATCGGGGAAGTCCTAAGCCTCACGGTTGCCTGTGGGACTGGGCGCGACGCAAAGCCTGGTTGGGATTTCAGGCATGGCGTCGTGGAGGCCATTCGCCGACAAGGACCGCCGATAAAATGGGGCGGATTAATCCCCGGCCATTTTTGCCGATGATCGCGCGATCGGGATCGATCTCCTCCCGACCTCCCTTCAGACCATTCTAGATCTCCTAGTCCATGGCTTGGTGTATTATCAGAACGTGGCTGTTTTATATTATTGGTATATTAATAAGATTTGACACG
Protein-coding regions in this window:
- a CDS encoding type II toxin-antitoxin system VapC family toxin, with protein sequence MVPTIYLETSIISYLAAQPSRDLITAARQQLTHEWWDRRRNSFQLFVSELVLVEISRGDAEASARRLAWLDGIEAVDTSPLAEEIADHILRHAGLPQHARADALHIAIAASQGIDYLMTWNATHIANALIRPRVERVCRSLGFEPPVLCTPDELMAGEEP